A portion of the Platichthys flesus chromosome 7, fPlaFle2.1, whole genome shotgun sequence genome contains these proteins:
- the LOC133956314 gene encoding dentin sialophosphoprotein-like isoform X1 gives MEINKSKSQPEHSLYHSFIMTDKNTNKHGLFLIEKELPVCDCRSSYSASETKTASKLTFHELLKMEQDLSNLLSDAFSDSSIPLFPDGDLDFESFNFNGNFEEDETGTADENRALHQEGTGETAVLFSTDPEDMYASQSVDKVQFEDKKDFQGVKCPPEEDYTSSDGDCEPEGSVSGEDEDEDEDEGTGDNPGDLLMSVCCSEEFGHEEDRIFAEGLPLAPQGAENPQVRKVEQGDNESDEEVSYFERVPERGNEMMTKGDEIKQDERESEGAKQGSDCESESMRAKQEENVESPYRGEPATAAVEFPDISGQNLQDLIAEVDGGENVEKMEDFSGEEHEEAGEGFADYPSDFSSCEYVEDAVKHLENSSQAGASPHTSDRGSNANREVCVEGAVLDITWMGTEEDTEEHGARYLCRRDLEMDADVFRSYDVAGRGETETAGNVSNETDESESYSSSDDEVQVQRRDEELLENGCLRDLHYGQKQEDTPLYRASSAAFSRCSPSDDHHITNNRAEPADFSMSWDFDVSKTASILSEDLSTAEDTDETETALSHVSQRPAEDINTSSVAQREESKSTSPSYQGSLDDSFFFNTEVQASGITELGQLGDDESEEDKSWEEERIKAFFRFYNDSEGEDEREERQTKVHFLPDPLSQVIHYETDSSDRDSLSSSTDREDDPGSAETSEELKERDNILRTIPACDPPDTELPEREPEKDVSQTQICSRRHKCLRILKSILKMGLVIVMGLLMFWLATDLPDWFFIWG, from the exons atggaaataaataaatcaaagtcaCAACCAGAACATTCACTGTACCATTCCTTTATAATGACTGATAAAAACACCAATAAACATGGGCTGTTTCTCATCGAGAAGGAACTGcctgtgtgtgactgcaggAGTTCATATAGTGCATCTGAAACCAAAACCGCATCAAAGCTGACATTTCACGAGCTCCTGAAG ATGGAGCAAGATCTTTCCAATCTACTAAGTGATGCATTCTCAG ATTCGTCTATTCCATTGTTCCCTGATGGAGATTTAGACTTTGAGAGTTTTAATTTCAACGGAAACTTTGAGGAAGACGAGACAGGCACCGCTGATGAAAACAGAGCTCTGCACCAGGAAGGAACTGGTGAAACTGCAGTTTTGTTTAGCACCGATCCGGAAGATATGTACGCGAGTCAAAGTGTTGATAAAGTTCAATTTGAAGATAAGAAGGATTTTCAGGGTGTCAAGTGTCCACCAGAGGAAGATTACACAAGCTCGGATGGAGACTGTGAACCTGAAGGCTCTGTGTcgggagaggatgaggatgaggatgaggacgaggGCACAGGAGACAACCCAGGAGACTTATTGATGTCAGTTTGCTGCAGCGAGGAGTTTGGTCATGAAGAGGACAGGATCTTTGCTGAGGGACTCCCTCTGGCCCCGCAGGGTGCTGAAAACCCTCAAGTTAGAAAAGTGGAACAAGGTGACAACGAGAGCGATGAGGAGGTGTCCTATTTCGAGCGAGTCCCTGAGCGTGGCAATGAGATGATGACAAAAGGTGATGAGATCAAACAGGATGAGCGAGAAAGTGAAGGAGCCAAGCAAGGGTCTGATTGTGAGAGTGAGAGCATGAGAGCGAAACAAGAAGAAAACGTTGAAAGTCCTTACAGAGGCGAGCCTGCGACTGCAGCTGTGGAATTTCCTGATATATCAGGGCAAAATCTGCAGGATCTCATTGCTGAAGTTGATGGGGGGGAAAATGTGGAGAAAATGGAGGATTTCTCAGGGGAGGAGCACGAGGAGGCCGGTGAGGGCTTTGCAGATTATCCCTCGGACTTTTCTTCATGTGAATATGTAGAAGATGCAGTCAAACACTTGGAAAATAGTTCCCAGGCAGGCGCCTCGCCTCATACATCCGACAGAGGTTCAAACGCAAATCGGGAGGTCTGTGTGGAAGGAGCTGTGTTGGATATAACATGGAtgggaacagaggaggacacTGAAGAGCACGGAGCCAGGTATCTGTGCCGCAGAGATTTGGAGATGGATGCTGATGTGTTCAGGAGTTACGATGTGGCaggcagaggagaaacagagactGCTGGGAATGTGTCGAATGAGACAGATGAGAGTGAGTCCTACAGCTCCAGTGATGATGAGGTCCAGGTGCAGAGGAGAGACGAGGAACTCTTAGAGAATGGGTGTCTGCGAGATCTTCATTATGGCCAGAAACAGGAGGACACTCCGCTTTACAGAGCCAGCAGTGCTGCCTTTTCCAGGTGCAGCCCCTCTGATGACCATCACATCACAAACAACAGAGCGGAACCAGCAGATTTCAGCATGAGCTGGGATTTCGACGTGTCAAAAACTGCTTCCATCCTGTCTGAGGACCTGTCAACCGCAGAGGACACAGATGAAACGGAAACAGCTCTTTCTCATGTGAGTCAGCGTCCTGCAGAAGACATCAACACCTCCTCAGTcgcacagagagaggagagcaaatCCACAAGTCCATCTTACCAGGGATCCCTGGATGACAGCTTCTTCTTCAACACTGAGGTCCAGGCCTCAGGGATCACTGAGCTGGGGCAGCTGGGAGATGATGAAAGTGAAGAGGATAAGagctgggaggaggagagaattaAGGCTTTCTTCAGGTTTTACAATGATAGTGAAGGGGAGGATGAAAGAGAAG AGAGGCAGACAAAAGTTCATTTTTTGCCGGATCCACTGTCTCAAGTCATTCACTATGAAACTGACAG CAGTGACAGAGATTcactcagcagctccacagacagagaggacgaCCCAGGCTCTGCAGAAACATCTGAA GAACTGAAAGAGCGTGACAACATCCTGCGGACGATACCGGCCTGTGATCCCCCAGACACTGAGCTGccagagagagagccagagaagGATGTCAGTCAGACACAAATCTGTAGCAGGAGACACAAG tgtcTGCGCATTCTGAAGTCGATACTGAAGATGGGTCTGGTGATAGTGATGGGGTTGCTGATGTTCTGGTTGGCCACAGACCTACCAGACTGGTTTTTCATCTGGGGCtag
- the dnase1l1l gene encoding deoxyribonuclease I-like 1-like isoform X2: MRTGVALLAAGLCLLNVTASLKICAFNIQSYGEAKANNQKVMGILMKILSRCDVCLIQEVRDSKGAAIQTLVQDLNRLDKSNPYSYLESERLGRKSYKEQYVYIYRSNVLTVKQVYQYPKLDEGTNETDVFSREPFIVRFHSPTTLVKDFVLIGQHTCPKTAMKEIDKLYTVFTGIYKKWKTDNVMILGDLNAGCSYVTIKGWRAVRLRSDPRFLWLIGDEQDTTVRKKTHCAYDRIVVHGREIISSVVPGSAQPFNFKEDFHLTEEEALEVSDHFPVEVDLKPNHRYLLRHEL, from the exons ATGAGGACTGGAGTTGCGCTGCTGGCCGCGGGGTTGTGTCTGTTGAATGTCACAGCTTCACTGAAAATCTGCGCTTTTAATATTCAGAGCTATGGCGAAGCAAAGGCAAACAACCAGAAGGTCATGGGGATTCTAATGAAG ATCCTTTCTCGCTGCGACGTGTGTCTTATTCAGGAGGTCCGAGACTCTAAAGGAGCAGCGATACAAACTTTGGTTCAAGATCTTAACAG ATTGGACAAATCCAACCCATACTCCTATTTGGAAAGTGAAAGGCTGGGGAGGAAGAGCTACAAGGAACAGTATGTCTACATTTACAG GAGCAATGTGTTGACGGTCAAACAGGTTTACCAGTATCCTAAACTGGATGAAGGGACCAATGAAACCGATGTTTTCTCCAGAGAGCCGTTCATCGTCCGCTTTCACTCCCCCACAACCT tggTGAAGGATTTTGTCCTGATTGGCCAACACACATGTCCAAAAACTGCCATGAAGGAGATTGATAAACTCTACACAGTCTTCACAGGAATTTACAAGAAGTGGAAGACAGAT AATGTGATGATCCTGGGGGACCTGAACGCCGGCTGCAGCTACGTCACCATCAAGGGCTGGAGAGCCGTCCGCTTGAGGAGTGACCCCCGGTTCCTCTGGCTGATTGGAGACGAACAAGACACCACTGTCCGAAAGAAGACGCACTGCGCCTACGACAG GATTGTTGTCCACGGACGTGAAATTATTTCCAGTGTAGTTCCAGGTTCGGCTCAACCGTTCAACTTTAAAGAGGATTTCCAtctcactgaggaggag GCTCTTGAGGTGAGTGATCATTTTCCAGTAGAAGTTGACCTGAAGCCCAACCACCGCTACCTCCTTCGCCATGAGCTGTAA
- the dnase1l1l gene encoding deoxyribonuclease I-like 1-like isoform X1, with the protein MRQSSCQFLFSSHRVTTLCSMRTGVALLAAGLCLLNVTASLKICAFNIQSYGEAKANNQKVMGILMKILSRCDVCLIQEVRDSKGAAIQTLVQDLNRLDKSNPYSYLESERLGRKSYKEQYVYIYRSNVLTVKQVYQYPKLDEGTNETDVFSREPFIVRFHSPTTLVKDFVLIGQHTCPKTAMKEIDKLYTVFTGIYKKWKTDNVMILGDLNAGCSYVTIKGWRAVRLRSDPRFLWLIGDEQDTTVRKKTHCAYDRIVVHGREIISSVVPGSAQPFNFKEDFHLTEEEALEVSDHFPVEVDLKPNHRYLLRHEL; encoded by the exons ATGCGACAAAGTTCTTGccaatttctcttttcttctcacaGAGTGACAACCCTCTGCAGCATGAGGACTGGAGTTGCGCTGCTGGCCGCGGGGTTGTGTCTGTTGAATGTCACAGCTTCACTGAAAATCTGCGCTTTTAATATTCAGAGCTATGGCGAAGCAAAGGCAAACAACCAGAAGGTCATGGGGATTCTAATGAAG ATCCTTTCTCGCTGCGACGTGTGTCTTATTCAGGAGGTCCGAGACTCTAAAGGAGCAGCGATACAAACTTTGGTTCAAGATCTTAACAG ATTGGACAAATCCAACCCATACTCCTATTTGGAAAGTGAAAGGCTGGGGAGGAAGAGCTACAAGGAACAGTATGTCTACATTTACAG GAGCAATGTGTTGACGGTCAAACAGGTTTACCAGTATCCTAAACTGGATGAAGGGACCAATGAAACCGATGTTTTCTCCAGAGAGCCGTTCATCGTCCGCTTTCACTCCCCCACAACCT tggTGAAGGATTTTGTCCTGATTGGCCAACACACATGTCCAAAAACTGCCATGAAGGAGATTGATAAACTCTACACAGTCTTCACAGGAATTTACAAGAAGTGGAAGACAGAT AATGTGATGATCCTGGGGGACCTGAACGCCGGCTGCAGCTACGTCACCATCAAGGGCTGGAGAGCCGTCCGCTTGAGGAGTGACCCCCGGTTCCTCTGGCTGATTGGAGACGAACAAGACACCACTGTCCGAAAGAAGACGCACTGCGCCTACGACAG GATTGTTGTCCACGGACGTGAAATTATTTCCAGTGTAGTTCCAGGTTCGGCTCAACCGTTCAACTTTAAAGAGGATTTCCAtctcactgaggaggag GCTCTTGAGGTGAGTGATCATTTTCCAGTAGAAGTTGACCTGAAGCCCAACCACCGCTACCTCCTTCGCCATGAGCTGTAA
- the LOC133956314 gene encoding dentin sialophosphoprotein-like isoform X3, with translation MEQDLSNLLSDAFSDSSIPLFPDGDLDFESFNFNGNFEEDETGTADENRALHQEGTGETAVLFSTDPEDMYASQSVDKVQFEDKKDFQGVKCPPEEDYTSSDGDCEPEGSVSGEDEDEDEDEGTGDNPGDLLMSVCCSEEFGHEEDRIFAEGLPLAPQGAENPQVRKVEQGDNESDEEVSYFERVPERGNEMMTKGDEIKQDERESEGAKQGSDCESESMRAKQEENVESPYRGEPATAAVEFPDISGQNLQDLIAEVDGGENVEKMEDFSGEEHEEAGEGFADYPSDFSSCEYVEDAVKHLENSSQAGASPHTSDRGSNANREVCVEGAVLDITWMGTEEDTEEHGARYLCRRDLEMDADVFRSYDVAGRGETETAGNVSNETDESESYSSSDDEVQVQRRDEELLENGCLRDLHYGQKQEDTPLYRASSAAFSRCSPSDDHHITNNRAEPADFSMSWDFDVSKTASILSEDLSTAEDTDETETALSHVSQRPAEDINTSSVAQREESKSTSPSYQGSLDDSFFFNTEVQASGITELGQLGDDESEEDKSWEEERIKAFFRFYNDSEGEDEREERQTKVHFLPDPLSQVIHYETDSSDRDSLSSSTDREDDPGSAETSEELKERDNILRTIPACDPPDTELPEREPEKDVSQTQICSRRHKCLRILKSILKMGLVIVMGLLMFWLATDLPDWFFIWG, from the exons ATGGAGCAAGATCTTTCCAATCTACTAAGTGATGCATTCTCAG ATTCGTCTATTCCATTGTTCCCTGATGGAGATTTAGACTTTGAGAGTTTTAATTTCAACGGAAACTTTGAGGAAGACGAGACAGGCACCGCTGATGAAAACAGAGCTCTGCACCAGGAAGGAACTGGTGAAACTGCAGTTTTGTTTAGCACCGATCCGGAAGATATGTACGCGAGTCAAAGTGTTGATAAAGTTCAATTTGAAGATAAGAAGGATTTTCAGGGTGTCAAGTGTCCACCAGAGGAAGATTACACAAGCTCGGATGGAGACTGTGAACCTGAAGGCTCTGTGTcgggagaggatgaggatgaggatgaggacgaggGCACAGGAGACAACCCAGGAGACTTATTGATGTCAGTTTGCTGCAGCGAGGAGTTTGGTCATGAAGAGGACAGGATCTTTGCTGAGGGACTCCCTCTGGCCCCGCAGGGTGCTGAAAACCCTCAAGTTAGAAAAGTGGAACAAGGTGACAACGAGAGCGATGAGGAGGTGTCCTATTTCGAGCGAGTCCCTGAGCGTGGCAATGAGATGATGACAAAAGGTGATGAGATCAAACAGGATGAGCGAGAAAGTGAAGGAGCCAAGCAAGGGTCTGATTGTGAGAGTGAGAGCATGAGAGCGAAACAAGAAGAAAACGTTGAAAGTCCTTACAGAGGCGAGCCTGCGACTGCAGCTGTGGAATTTCCTGATATATCAGGGCAAAATCTGCAGGATCTCATTGCTGAAGTTGATGGGGGGGAAAATGTGGAGAAAATGGAGGATTTCTCAGGGGAGGAGCACGAGGAGGCCGGTGAGGGCTTTGCAGATTATCCCTCGGACTTTTCTTCATGTGAATATGTAGAAGATGCAGTCAAACACTTGGAAAATAGTTCCCAGGCAGGCGCCTCGCCTCATACATCCGACAGAGGTTCAAACGCAAATCGGGAGGTCTGTGTGGAAGGAGCTGTGTTGGATATAACATGGAtgggaacagaggaggacacTGAAGAGCACGGAGCCAGGTATCTGTGCCGCAGAGATTTGGAGATGGATGCTGATGTGTTCAGGAGTTACGATGTGGCaggcagaggagaaacagagactGCTGGGAATGTGTCGAATGAGACAGATGAGAGTGAGTCCTACAGCTCCAGTGATGATGAGGTCCAGGTGCAGAGGAGAGACGAGGAACTCTTAGAGAATGGGTGTCTGCGAGATCTTCATTATGGCCAGAAACAGGAGGACACTCCGCTTTACAGAGCCAGCAGTGCTGCCTTTTCCAGGTGCAGCCCCTCTGATGACCATCACATCACAAACAACAGAGCGGAACCAGCAGATTTCAGCATGAGCTGGGATTTCGACGTGTCAAAAACTGCTTCCATCCTGTCTGAGGACCTGTCAACCGCAGAGGACACAGATGAAACGGAAACAGCTCTTTCTCATGTGAGTCAGCGTCCTGCAGAAGACATCAACACCTCCTCAGTcgcacagagagaggagagcaaatCCACAAGTCCATCTTACCAGGGATCCCTGGATGACAGCTTCTTCTTCAACACTGAGGTCCAGGCCTCAGGGATCACTGAGCTGGGGCAGCTGGGAGATGATGAAAGTGAAGAGGATAAGagctgggaggaggagagaattaAGGCTTTCTTCAGGTTTTACAATGATAGTGAAGGGGAGGATGAAAGAGAAG AGAGGCAGACAAAAGTTCATTTTTTGCCGGATCCACTGTCTCAAGTCATTCACTATGAAACTGACAG CAGTGACAGAGATTcactcagcagctccacagacagagaggacgaCCCAGGCTCTGCAGAAACATCTGAA GAACTGAAAGAGCGTGACAACATCCTGCGGACGATACCGGCCTGTGATCCCCCAGACACTGAGCTGccagagagagagccagagaagGATGTCAGTCAGACACAAATCTGTAGCAGGAGACACAAG tgtcTGCGCATTCTGAAGTCGATACTGAAGATGGGTCTGGTGATAGTGATGGGGTTGCTGATGTTCTGGTTGGCCACAGACCTACCAGACTGGTTTTTCATCTGGGGCtag
- the LOC133956314 gene encoding dentin sialophosphoprotein-like isoform X2, translating to MEINKSKSQPEHSLYHSFIMTDKNTNKHGLFLIEKELPVCDCRSSYSASETKTASKLTFHELLKMEQDLSNLLSDAFSDSSIPLFPDGDLDFESFNFNGNFEEDETGTADENRALHQEGTGETAVLFSTDPEDMYASQSVDKVQFEDKKDFQGVKCPPEEDYTSSDGDCEPEGSVSGEDEDEDEDEGTGDNPGDLLMSVCCSEEFGHEEDRIFAEGLPLAPQGAENPQVRKVEQGDNESDEEVSYFERVPERGNEMMTKGDEIKQDERESEGAKQGSDCESESMRAKQEENVESPYRGEPATAAVEFPDISGQNLQDLIAEVDGGENVEKMEDFSGEEHEEAGEGFADYPSDFSSCEYVEDAVKHLENSSQAGASPHTSDRGSNANREVCVEGAVLDITWMGTEEDTEEHGARYLCRRDLEMDADVFRSYDVAGRGETETAGNVSNETDESESYSSSDDEVQVQRRDEELLENGCLRDLHYGQKQEDTPLYRASSAAFSRCSPSDDHHITNNRAEPADFSMSWDFDVSKTASILSEDLSTAEDTDETETALSHVSQRPAEDINTSSVAQREESKSTSPSYQGSLDDSFFFNTEVQASGITELGQLGDDESEEDKSWEEERIKAFFRFYNDSEGEDEREERQTKVHFLPDPLSQVIHYETDSDRDSLSSSTDREDDPGSAETSEELKERDNILRTIPACDPPDTELPEREPEKDVSQTQICSRRHKCLRILKSILKMGLVIVMGLLMFWLATDLPDWFFIWG from the exons atggaaataaataaatcaaagtcaCAACCAGAACATTCACTGTACCATTCCTTTATAATGACTGATAAAAACACCAATAAACATGGGCTGTTTCTCATCGAGAAGGAACTGcctgtgtgtgactgcaggAGTTCATATAGTGCATCTGAAACCAAAACCGCATCAAAGCTGACATTTCACGAGCTCCTGAAG ATGGAGCAAGATCTTTCCAATCTACTAAGTGATGCATTCTCAG ATTCGTCTATTCCATTGTTCCCTGATGGAGATTTAGACTTTGAGAGTTTTAATTTCAACGGAAACTTTGAGGAAGACGAGACAGGCACCGCTGATGAAAACAGAGCTCTGCACCAGGAAGGAACTGGTGAAACTGCAGTTTTGTTTAGCACCGATCCGGAAGATATGTACGCGAGTCAAAGTGTTGATAAAGTTCAATTTGAAGATAAGAAGGATTTTCAGGGTGTCAAGTGTCCACCAGAGGAAGATTACACAAGCTCGGATGGAGACTGTGAACCTGAAGGCTCTGTGTcgggagaggatgaggatgaggatgaggacgaggGCACAGGAGACAACCCAGGAGACTTATTGATGTCAGTTTGCTGCAGCGAGGAGTTTGGTCATGAAGAGGACAGGATCTTTGCTGAGGGACTCCCTCTGGCCCCGCAGGGTGCTGAAAACCCTCAAGTTAGAAAAGTGGAACAAGGTGACAACGAGAGCGATGAGGAGGTGTCCTATTTCGAGCGAGTCCCTGAGCGTGGCAATGAGATGATGACAAAAGGTGATGAGATCAAACAGGATGAGCGAGAAAGTGAAGGAGCCAAGCAAGGGTCTGATTGTGAGAGTGAGAGCATGAGAGCGAAACAAGAAGAAAACGTTGAAAGTCCTTACAGAGGCGAGCCTGCGACTGCAGCTGTGGAATTTCCTGATATATCAGGGCAAAATCTGCAGGATCTCATTGCTGAAGTTGATGGGGGGGAAAATGTGGAGAAAATGGAGGATTTCTCAGGGGAGGAGCACGAGGAGGCCGGTGAGGGCTTTGCAGATTATCCCTCGGACTTTTCTTCATGTGAATATGTAGAAGATGCAGTCAAACACTTGGAAAATAGTTCCCAGGCAGGCGCCTCGCCTCATACATCCGACAGAGGTTCAAACGCAAATCGGGAGGTCTGTGTGGAAGGAGCTGTGTTGGATATAACATGGAtgggaacagaggaggacacTGAAGAGCACGGAGCCAGGTATCTGTGCCGCAGAGATTTGGAGATGGATGCTGATGTGTTCAGGAGTTACGATGTGGCaggcagaggagaaacagagactGCTGGGAATGTGTCGAATGAGACAGATGAGAGTGAGTCCTACAGCTCCAGTGATGATGAGGTCCAGGTGCAGAGGAGAGACGAGGAACTCTTAGAGAATGGGTGTCTGCGAGATCTTCATTATGGCCAGAAACAGGAGGACACTCCGCTTTACAGAGCCAGCAGTGCTGCCTTTTCCAGGTGCAGCCCCTCTGATGACCATCACATCACAAACAACAGAGCGGAACCAGCAGATTTCAGCATGAGCTGGGATTTCGACGTGTCAAAAACTGCTTCCATCCTGTCTGAGGACCTGTCAACCGCAGAGGACACAGATGAAACGGAAACAGCTCTTTCTCATGTGAGTCAGCGTCCTGCAGAAGACATCAACACCTCCTCAGTcgcacagagagaggagagcaaatCCACAAGTCCATCTTACCAGGGATCCCTGGATGACAGCTTCTTCTTCAACACTGAGGTCCAGGCCTCAGGGATCACTGAGCTGGGGCAGCTGGGAGATGATGAAAGTGAAGAGGATAAGagctgggaggaggagagaattaAGGCTTTCTTCAGGTTTTACAATGATAGTGAAGGGGAGGATGAAAGAGAAG AGAGGCAGACAAAAGTTCATTTTTTGCCGGATCCACTGTCTCAAGTCATTCACTATGAAACTGACAG TGACAGAGATTcactcagcagctccacagacagagaggacgaCCCAGGCTCTGCAGAAACATCTGAA GAACTGAAAGAGCGTGACAACATCCTGCGGACGATACCGGCCTGTGATCCCCCAGACACTGAGCTGccagagagagagccagagaagGATGTCAGTCAGACACAAATCTGTAGCAGGAGACACAAG tgtcTGCGCATTCTGAAGTCGATACTGAAGATGGGTCTGGTGATAGTGATGGGGTTGCTGATGTTCTGGTTGGCCACAGACCTACCAGACTGGTTTTTCATCTGGGGCtag